In the genome of Candidatus Nitrosotenuis sp. DW1, one region contains:
- a CDS encoding nucleotidyltransferase family protein — translation MDAIILAGGKGTRLKPLTDHVPKPLIPINSKPLIEWQIRYLKKFGIKNIVICTGYKSKQIEGYLERKANFGSKIKFSIEKKPLGTGGAIKKAAKMIQGSSFLVLNGDIITNMDIRQIYKKKNAIALIELKTKYGTVAIHEDKITEFREKKSVPDVWMNAGIYHLDRSIVEKLPTNGAIEKTAFLKYAKEGKLHGVKFRDSFWFSIDSHKDLEDCSETLKLKKYRGFV, via the coding sequence GTGGACGCAATCATTCTTGCAGGTGGCAAAGGCACCAGACTAAAGCCACTTACAGACCACGTCCCAAAACCGCTGATTCCAATAAACAGCAAACCGCTCATAGAATGGCAGATAAGATATCTAAAAAAATTTGGCATAAAGAACATAGTTATCTGTACAGGATACAAATCCAAGCAAATCGAAGGCTATCTTGAGAGAAAGGCAAACTTTGGCTCAAAAATAAAATTTTCAATTGAGAAAAAACCGCTTGGAACTGGAGGCGCAATCAAAAAAGCAGCAAAGATGATCCAGGGAAGCTCATTTTTGGTCCTAAACGGAGACATCATCACGAATATGGACATTAGACAGATATACAAAAAGAAAAATGCAATTGCGCTAATCGAACTAAAAACAAAATATGGTACAGTGGCAATACACGAGGACAAGATAACTGAATTTAGAGAGAAAAAATCAGTGCCAGATGTTTGGATGAATGCTGGGATTTATCACTTGGATAGAAGTATTGTTGAAAAACTGCCCACAAACGGTGCAATAGAGAAGACAGCATTTCTCAAATACGCAAAAGAAGGAAAGTTGCACGGGGTAAAATTCAGAGACTCGTTTTGGTTTTCAATTGACTCTCATAAGGACTTGGAAGATTGCTCAGAAACTCTCAAGCTCAAAAAATACAGAGGATTTGTCTAG
- a CDS encoding fibronectin type III domain-containing protein produces MQTRITNKITTRNLTSLAILSTLAIIAATFAPNLAFAAQPIPAPTGLTATPINPTQIQLSWTAPVGFGANIIRGYIIDRESPVGGGFVEIVTNTTNTNTAYLDVGLRDDTTYNYRVYTDYNGTAGSKSAASNTAFARTLGFGSGDCTGDCVPPTLGLDGKGTRWVNEGFSYNGNSVDVELFFTPYPLITTKVGVANTAVFKIFEDGGPDEIRHLDLAFGLANGQVLADSRASIEWDRSWDGVETTTVIDPEHALKNVRVETSEGPCTTEDVFKNDCLVVVIHHTFVAPLEFNIVGTNVWDEKRNTWQNYYNHGVEIIGESMNGPKQYLGIHHGNVLVLTETGKNKAVDEEGKTWTFDKEWSMDYIPKGKIIDQISKYHGIGRDHAYFDIYKKGQILVAEYTLAEIMEKTRSINSPYKKEFVHKTLDLDLATQKIAGIELQRASIAMNQKN; encoded by the coding sequence ATGCAGACTCGAATAACGAATAAAATAACAACTAGAAACTTAACTTCTTTAGCAATACTGTCAACACTTGCAATAATAGCTGCAACATTTGCTCCAAATTTGGCATTTGCTGCACAGCCAATACCTGCACCTACTGGCCTTACTGCCACACCCATAAACCCAACACAGATACAACTTAGTTGGACGGCGCCAGTTGGTTTTGGGGCCAACATCATAAGAGGATACATTATAGATAGAGAGTCACCAGTAGGAGGCGGATTTGTTGAAATTGTGACCAATACAACAAACACCAATACGGCATATCTTGATGTAGGCTTACGTGATGACACTACATACAACTATCGAGTGTATACCGATTACAACGGAACTGCTGGTAGCAAGAGCGCTGCATCAAATACGGCCTTTGCAAGAACATTGGGATTTGGAAGTGGTGATTGTACTGGCGACTGCGTCCCGCCGACTCTGGGGCTAGACGGCAAGGGTACGAGATGGGTAAATGAGGGTTTTTCGTACAATGGGAACTCTGTCGATGTAGAGTTATTCTTCACACCATATCCATTGATAACAACCAAAGTAGGAGTTGCTAACACGGCAGTTTTCAAGATATTTGAAGACGGCGGACCTGATGAAATAAGACATCTTGATTTGGCCTTTGGTTTAGCTAATGGACAAGTTCTTGCTGACAGCAGAGCCAGTATTGAATGGGACAGATCATGGGATGGAGTTGAGACGACAACTGTAATCGATCCGGAACACGCATTGAAAAACGTCCGAGTAGAAACATCTGAAGGACCATGTACGACAGAAGACGTTTTCAAAAATGATTGCCTGGTCGTAGTGATTCATCACACATTCGTGGCACCGCTTGAATTCAACATTGTTGGAACAAACGTGTGGGATGAAAAACGAAACACGTGGCAGAACTACTACAACCACGGCGTTGAAATCATCGGCGAATCAATGAATGGACCAAAACAATACCTCGGAATTCATCATGGCAACGTACTTGTCCTGACGGAAACTGGCAAAAACAAGGCAGTAGATGAGGAAGGAAAAACATGGACATTTGACAAAGAATGGTCAATGGATTACATACCAAAAGGAAAAATCATTGATCAAATTTCGAAATATCATGGTATTGGCAGAGATCATGCATACTTTGACATCTACAAGAAAGGACAGATCTTGGTTGCTGAATACACGCTAGCAGAGATCATGGAAAAGACAAGGTCTATCAATTCTCCCTACAAAAAGGAGTTTGTTCATAAAACACTTGACTTGGATCTAGCAACTCAAAAAATAGCTGGAATAGAACTGCAAAGAGCATCAATTGCCATGAATCAGAAAAACTGA
- the thrC gene encoding threonine synthase, producing the protein MNDNAYLKCIDPSCGLEYPITSRNIECDKGHLLDVKYKKSPSSELKELFYTRRNSQGNIFNESGVWRFRDLLNFCQIDTRNKEECSKYLVSLDGAEGRQSKPYQMSKVAEYIGINHDNLWLQPEGYNPSGSFKDNGMATAITHAKLIGARKIICASTGNTSAAAAMFAANENMDCHVYIPAGQIAPGKLSQAYQFGAQIIQVQGNFDDALAKSLDDAKNQDGYTVNSVNPFRIEGQKTIPYRAIEYLNWQAPDWIVYPGGALGNISSCGKALMELYEWGWIKKVPRIAAINSDGASTLYDLYNGKFEGAELRWNKGKPNTDLIKRYYKNMDEKGIRPKTKATAIQIGRPANILKGLRALEFTNGVVEQVSDSEMLDGMSIVGLNGFDCEMASGATPAGIKKLVESGTIKKDDVVVGILTGRQKDSSLPVDYHNNPANRFAIPPRG; encoded by the coding sequence TTGAACGATAACGCGTATCTAAAATGCATTGATCCTTCCTGCGGATTGGAATACCCAATCACGTCAAGAAACATAGAGTGCGACAAAGGCCACCTACTTGACGTAAAATACAAAAAATCACCATCATCTGAACTAAAGGAATTATTCTATACAAGACGCAATTCCCAGGGCAATATTTTCAACGAAAGCGGAGTATGGAGATTCAGAGACCTGCTCAATTTCTGCCAGATAGATACCAGAAACAAGGAAGAGTGCTCCAAGTACCTGGTCTCACTTGACGGAGCGGAGGGAAGGCAGTCAAAGCCCTACCAGATGTCAAAGGTCGCAGAATACATCGGGATAAATCACGATAACTTGTGGCTCCAGCCAGAAGGATACAACCCGAGCGGCTCCTTCAAAGACAACGGCATGGCAACTGCTATTACCCACGCAAAGCTAATCGGGGCAAGAAAGATAATTTGCGCTTCAACTGGCAACACGTCTGCGGCAGCTGCAATGTTTGCCGCAAACGAAAACATGGACTGCCACGTGTACATCCCGGCAGGACAGATAGCACCTGGAAAGCTAAGCCAGGCATACCAGTTCGGTGCACAGATAATTCAGGTGCAGGGAAATTTCGACGACGCACTTGCCAAGTCACTTGACGATGCAAAAAATCAGGACGGGTACACGGTAAACTCTGTAAACCCGTTTAGAATTGAGGGGCAAAAGACAATCCCATATCGTGCAATAGAATACCTAAACTGGCAGGCGCCAGACTGGATTGTGTATCCCGGCGGTGCGCTTGGAAACATTTCAAGTTGCGGCAAGGCACTCATGGAGCTGTACGAGTGGGGCTGGATTAAAAAAGTCCCAAGAATTGCCGCAATAAACTCAGACGGCGCAAGCACGCTATACGATTTGTACAACGGCAAATTTGAAGGAGCAGAGCTGCGATGGAACAAAGGAAAGCCGAATACGGATTTGATAAAAAGATACTACAAGAACATGGACGAGAAAGGAATACGCCCAAAAACAAAGGCGACCGCAATCCAAATTGGAAGGCCTGCAAACATCCTAAAGGGATTGAGGGCACTAGAGTTTACAAACGGAGTTGTCGAGCAGGTATCTGATTCTGAAATGCTTGACGGCATGTCAATAGTCGGACTAAACGGATTTGACTGCGAGATGGCATCAGGTGCGACACCAGCTGGAATAAAGAAACTCGTAGAAAGTGGAACAATCAAAAAAGACGACGTAGTAGTAGGGATACTAACGGGCAGGCAGAAGGATTCCAGCCTGCCAGTTGACTACCACAACAACCCGGCAAACAGGTTTGCCATTCCTCCAAGAGGGTAA
- a CDS encoding LLM class flavin-dependent oxidoreductase encodes MKLSYSLGSLLSIEDLLNCAQKLSKKNVEALWVPETWGMENFAMLSAVSQKIDSARIGSSIINIYSRSPVLIAMGAATVDTISNKRLILGLGTSSVPIVQGLHGSKFEKPLRRMQEYVEIIRLALSGKKIDYSGEIFSLKGFTLLIKPPRHDIPIYLAAINQKMVDLTWKIADGVIFYLRPISEMKKTISKMQSKRKIDVACQFITCISNDEKKAKERARKTVAFYVSVGEIYRKFLAENGFKDETARIYDEYLKSGFSTNHELVTDAMLESLTVCGTPSQAREQIARIYDAGITHPIIQFNPIGNINESFDLMTSTLSDAN; translated from the coding sequence ATGAAACTATCATACAGCTTGGGTTCGCTTTTATCAATTGAGGACCTCTTGAACTGCGCGCAAAAACTATCAAAGAAAAACGTCGAGGCGCTGTGGGTTCCTGAGACGTGGGGCATGGAAAACTTTGCAATGCTCAGCGCGGTTTCGCAAAAAATAGATTCTGCCAGGATCGGCTCATCAATTATCAACATCTATTCCAGGAGCCCAGTGCTAATTGCAATGGGTGCGGCAACCGTAGACACGATATCAAACAAAAGGCTGATCTTAGGACTTGGGACAAGCAGCGTGCCAATTGTACAAGGGCTGCACGGCTCTAAATTTGAAAAGCCGCTAAGGCGGATGCAAGAATATGTGGAAATAATACGACTTGCGCTGTCTGGAAAAAAAATAGACTACTCAGGAGAGATATTTTCCCTAAAAGGATTCACGCTTTTGATAAAACCACCGCGACACGACATCCCAATTTATCTGGCAGCCATAAACCAAAAGATGGTCGATCTGACATGGAAAATAGCAGACGGTGTAATATTTTACCTAAGGCCGATTTCAGAAATGAAAAAGACGATTTCAAAAATGCAATCAAAAAGAAAGATAGACGTAGCGTGCCAGTTCATCACATGTATATCAAATGACGAAAAAAAGGCAAAAGAACGCGCAAGAAAAACAGTCGCGTTTTACGTATCAGTTGGCGAGATTTACCGAAAGTTTCTTGCAGAAAACGGATTCAAAGACGAGACTGCGCGCATCTATGACGAATACTTGAAATCAGGATTCAGTACAAATCACGAGCTTGTGACAGATGCCATGCTAGAGTCATTGACAGTGTGCGGAACGCCAAGCCAGGCAAGGGAGCAGATTGCCAGAATTTACGATGCCGGTATAACACACCCAATAATTCAGTTCAATCCAATTGGAAACATCAACGAGTCATTTGACTTGATGACATCTACGCTAAGTGATGCAAATTGA
- a CDS encoding thiolase family protein: MNSKRLTDDLRLLDCSRPCTGSSAILLTSEKIAKKFTDMPVWISGIGQKTTSASFTKNDLTSIESTKIAAQEAFAMSKTSPEKIDVAEIHDAFTVCELMVLEDMGIVQKGKAGQLVLDLYNTSNKKINPRGGLIGAGHPLGATGISQVAEITRQLQGKSGKRQTENPRTGLVQNMSAAATSSTVLILES; encoded by the coding sequence ATGAACTCTAAAAGACTAACAGACGACCTCAGACTGCTTGACTGCTCAAGGCCGTGCACGGGGAGCTCCGCAATCCTGCTTACATCTGAAAAAATTGCAAAAAAATTCACAGACATGCCAGTCTGGATTTCAGGAATTGGACAGAAAACAACGTCTGCAAGCTTTACAAAAAACGATCTTACCAGCATCGAGTCAACAAAGATTGCAGCTCAGGAGGCGTTTGCAATGTCAAAAACAAGCCCAGAAAAAATAGACGTCGCGGAAATACACGACGCGTTTACAGTCTGCGAGCTGATGGTACTAGAGGATATGGGAATTGTACAAAAAGGAAAGGCAGGCCAGCTTGTCTTGGATTTATACAATACTAGTAATAAAAAGATCAACCCGCGCGGCGGACTGATTGGTGCAGGCCATCCGCTTGGGGCAACTGGAATCTCACAGGTTGCTGAAATCACAAGGCAGTTGCAGGGAAAATCCGGAAAGAGGCAGACTGAAAACCCAAGGACAGGTCTTGTACAAAACATGTCTGCTGCGGCAACATCTTCGACGGTTTTGATATTGGAATCATGA
- a CDS encoding thiolase family protein, with protein MNKVAITGYSDTKFSSDDIPIESSMIAAVKLLFEQTPNLGQKDIDVVLTSTNDNKKYLAPIVSELSGIAPKISHNVENLCSSGTNATVSAFSYIASGLADVALVVGAERFDSPGQVLQWDDSRGEFKHPIFWASMFTKAHKRKFGTTDEQLAYVSAKNHRNALDNPNAYNPKNTQLRK; from the coding sequence TTGAACAAGGTCGCAATAACAGGATATTCAGATACAAAATTCTCGTCAGACGACATCCCAATAGAGTCATCAATGATAGCAGCAGTAAAGCTGCTTTTTGAGCAGACGCCAAATCTTGGCCAAAAAGACATCGATGTCGTTCTAACATCGACTAACGACAACAAAAAGTATCTTGCTCCGATAGTCTCAGAATTGTCCGGGATTGCTCCGAAGATTTCCCACAATGTTGAGAACCTCTGCAGCTCAGGCACAAATGCGACCGTCTCTGCATTTTCATATATCGCATCAGGCCTGGCAGATGTCGCACTTGTGGTTGGCGCCGAGCGATTTGACAGCCCGGGTCAAGTGTTGCAGTGGGACGACTCACGAGGAGAATTCAAGCATCCGATATTTTGGGCATCAATGTTTACCAAGGCACACAAGCGAAAATTCGGTACCACTGATGAGCAGCTTGCATACGTGTCTGCAAAAAACCACAGAAACGCACTGGACAACCCAAACGCATACAACCCAAAAAATACACAGTTGAGGAAATAA
- a CDS encoding CFI-box-CTERM domain-containing protein: MKIRPSQNQTRIDSLGASVVTFSYDADIVTKNARIWKIEYQSNSESKVILPPTSQIVSFNKIPLDIIDDVFVMPSGNISISFIIESLKTHKFTINEGGNIHQITIITSSNIRNFIQESKAIQFDVDDDAPMMALVPKILVQENSQILFNNEKMEFKKFNQNSTHYWIRLDPPTSGTFYIIPLQSSESTDALRSSGGCLIATATYGTELSSQVQSLRELRDNVVSDTNLGKSFMAGFDQFYYSFSPTIADWERQSPLFKEVVKIIITPILSTLSILNYVDIDSESEMLVYGIGIILLNVGLYVGMPTFLIMKIRKWIQNNLKNGILVPTKNASN; encoded by the coding sequence TTGAAGATTCGTCCTAGCCAAAACCAGACACGAATCGATTCACTTGGAGCTTCGGTAGTCACATTTTCATATGACGCAGACATTGTAACAAAAAATGCCAGAATCTGGAAAATAGAATATCAAAGTAACTCCGAATCAAAGGTAATCTTGCCGCCTACATCTCAAATTGTTTCCTTTAACAAAATACCACTTGACATAATCGATGATGTTTTTGTCATGCCATCAGGAAATATCTCAATTAGTTTTATCATAGAATCATTAAAGACACACAAGTTCACAATAAACGAAGGCGGAAATATCCACCAAATCACAATTATCACTTCATCAAATATTAGAAATTTTATCCAAGAATCAAAAGCCATACAGTTTGACGTTGATGATGATGCCCCAATGATGGCGCTCGTGCCAAAGATTTTAGTGCAGGAAAATTCTCAAATACTTTTCAATAATGAAAAAATGGAATTTAAAAAATTTAATCAAAACTCAACTCATTATTGGATTAGACTTGATCCTCCTACATCAGGAACGTTTTACATAATACCTCTTCAAAGCTCTGAATCTACTGATGCATTGAGATCCTCTGGTGGTTGCCTGATTGCAACTGCCACATATGGAACTGAACTATCCTCACAAGTACAATCACTGCGAGAGTTGCGAGACAATGTTGTATCTGATACCAATTTAGGAAAATCATTCATGGCAGGATTTGATCAATTCTATTACTCATTTTCGCCAACAATTGCAGACTGGGAACGACAAAGTCCATTATTCAAAGAAGTAGTAAAGATTATCATAACCCCAATACTTTCAACTTTATCAATTTTAAATTATGTTGATATTGATTCTGAATCAGAAATGTTAGTCTATGGAATTGGAATCATACTACTAAACGTTGGGTTGTATGTTGGTATGCCTACCTTTTTAATAATGAAGATCAGAAAGTGGATTCAAAATAATCTCAAAAATGGGATATTGGTTCCCACTAAGAATGCTTCCAATTAG
- a CDS encoding helix-turn-helix domain-containing protein: MLVRPRIRLDGKRTTKEALIQEIMSLLRGTSTRRPYPLSVTEIAKTLGISRETIYIYIRQAKDQVPRKENGRIGMPKSDDSVFRNFNKIHDITKDPLVSEWMDDLITRRGGNPIVTWRSRIRSLEAVCNTCRINPSDLLVSNRETEKILRQFVHHCKEGKQEKDSRGNKSNANVSCALYHRAQGIRDFCGFYDMTWKRGTRGVMSQKVINHGNYADIRLSSEELEKADNFIKDRFGLDSDVYRWFWIGIESCARFTALYSMTLDYEKHVSKKTGKITYIMNVYESKTKDIRGGKWYKYITRSDTQKSIDLLKQRGGTKIHESNKPLREFYKMISASLSEIYRHLGKTNEYFFKHHTHALRHIGAHYWLSKKDYNYGLVSEIGGWNTIDELKKSYGLIPPEKILEIIEE, encoded by the coding sequence TTGCTAGTACGACCACGCATACGGCTGGATGGCAAAAGGACAACGAAGGAAGCATTAATCCAAGAAATAATGAGCCTTCTTCGGGGAACTTCTACTAGGCGTCCTTATCCACTGTCAGTTACCGAGATTGCAAAGACTCTGGGTATCTCGCGCGAAACCATTTACATCTACATAAGGCAAGCCAAAGACCAAGTTCCAAGGAAGGAAAACGGCAGAATCGGTATGCCTAAATCGGATGATTCAGTTTTCCGTAATTTCAACAAAATACATGATATAACCAAAGATCCGCTTGTCTCGGAGTGGATGGATGACCTCATAACAAGAAGGGGTGGCAACCCGATTGTAACTTGGAGATCACGAATTCGATCCCTTGAAGCAGTGTGCAACACATGCAGAATAAACCCGTCTGATCTACTTGTATCAAACAGAGAAACTGAGAAAATCCTAAGACAGTTTGTACATCACTGTAAGGAGGGAAAACAGGAAAAAGATTCCCGCGGCAACAAATCCAACGCAAACGTTTCTTGTGCATTATATCATAGAGCGCAAGGGATTCGTGACTTTTGCGGTTTTTACGACATGACTTGGAAACGCGGAACTAGAGGAGTAATGTCGCAAAAAGTAATCAACCATGGAAACTATGCTGACATTCGACTTTCAAGTGAGGAATTGGAAAAAGCAGATAATTTCATCAAGGATAGATTTGGGCTTGACTCTGATGTGTATCGTTGGTTCTGGATTGGAATAGAATCCTGCGCAAGGTTTACCGCACTGTATTCAATGACGCTTGACTATGAAAAACATGTTAGCAAAAAAACTGGAAAAATAACCTACATCATGAATGTGTATGAGTCAAAAACCAAAGACATTCGTGGCGGGAAGTGGTACAAGTACATCACTCGTTCTGACACGCAAAAAAGCATAGACCTTCTAAAACAACGTGGTGGAACAAAAATACATGAATCTAACAAACCGCTCAGAGAATTTTATAAAATGATTTCTGCCTCATTATCAGAGATTTATCGACATCTTGGCAAAACAAACGAGTATTTTTTCAAGCATCATACTCATGCCTTACGACATATTGGCGCCCACTACTGGCTGTCAAAAAAGGACTACAATTATGGTTTAGTGTCTGAGATAGGCGGCTGGAACACGATAGACGAATTGAAGAAAAGTTATGGTTTGATTCCACCTGAGAAAATATTAGAAATCATAGAAGAATAA
- a CDS encoding resolvase, producing MKAAKPVLLLKSSKITKPDPPVKDNKKIARTRRQRGYNWEDTLVKRFNAMSDWKAFRLGSPSVGLPDILVVSTKHSTIFTIEAKSGTTNSLTVPYDQVQRCLKWTDTFEIYGTRKVIFAFKFLSKKRIGLGQYEKRELREFYKVWDKAHQVTDFVCSYEGKTYALIDGKRQTLDLKDHAMPFKMRHSKTSA from the coding sequence TTGAAAGCGGCAAAGCCAGTTCTATTGTTAAAGTCATCTAAAATAACAAAGCCTGATCCCCCAGTCAAGGATAACAAAAAAATCGCAAGAACCAGGCGCCAGCGCGGCTACAACTGGGAAGACACACTGGTAAAGAGATTCAACGCAATGTCAGACTGGAAGGCATTTAGGCTTGGCTCCCCAAGCGTCGGGCTGCCCGACATTTTGGTTGTAAGCACGAAACACAGCACCATATTTACAATAGAGGCAAAGTCAGGAACGACAAACTCGCTGACTGTCCCGTATGACCAGGTCCAAAGATGCCTAAAATGGACAGACACCTTTGAGATCTACGGCACGCGCAAGGTCATATTTGCATTCAAATTTCTGTCAAAAAAGAGAATAGGCCTTGGGCAATACGAAAAAAGGGAGCTAAGAGAGTTCTACAAGGTCTGGGACAAGGCGCACCAGGTTACTGATTTTGTCTGCAGTTATGAGGGCAAGACATATGCTCTAATTGACGGAAAGCGCCAAACGCTTGACTTGAAGGACCACGCAATGCCATTTAAGATGAGGCACTCAAAGACTAGTGCCTAA
- a CDS encoding Zn-ribbon domain-containing OB-fold protein, which yields MSVFEAELKNGRFVISECPRCQKTIWPPSEFCTHCFGNTVWRTISEPGTLVEYSSKDGKTFCIAEFEDSIRVMGSLDAKTPSVGQKVKISSCGFDKSPQFTFRPE from the coding sequence ATGAGTGTTTTTGAGGCAGAACTAAAAAACGGAAGATTCGTCATCTCCGAGTGCCCAAGATGCCAGAAGACAATTTGGCCGCCAAGCGAGTTCTGCACGCATTGTTTTGGAAACACGGTGTGGCGCACGATAAGCGAGCCTGGCACGCTTGTAGAATACTCCTCAAAGGACGGCAAGACGTTTTGTATCGCAGAGTTTGAGGACTCGATCAGAGTCATGGGCTCACTTGACGCCAAGACACCGTCAGTTGGCCAAAAAGTCAAGATCTCAAGCTGCGGGTTTGACAAATCCCCCCAGTTCACATTCCGCCCAGAATAA
- a CDS encoding type II restriction enzyme, which yields MVKRTTKTIGKHLEKRKLEKWSDIVTKLDLNLNEKTNIVTAKQIKSITGEEPRLMAKIDQREDLPSIFKKHNVFILPLDRQSYAILQGKGYHTLEPMDFDGEKYLTDNPFPVSSAGIESESTYLDYAYATGLLSRFTHVDNLFLATRGRRTTPQFDFSVGGTNLSVKGAQIEIDAGYENVEQIVLVEGKIGVPNTFIIRQLYYPYRAVHSDKKSTRTIFFCYDPKEYAYLFYEYDFQSPFQYDSMKFVRSGKYNINFKPSSLRDYRVNPDKEKIRIPQADDINKIVELPFRVAEGIDTMEKMAAHFRFDKRQSSYYREASEILGLVELNRHTYSLTDKGKQYIQMPTHMRMKYFTKLLLEFPVINQVYLNLTVERDKPVTKNEIVDILKNNSELTGSTLLRRTQTILAWLKWIQRNVGLVEVSKDRVSSSRQMKLEF from the coding sequence TTGGTAAAAAGAACAACCAAAACAATTGGAAAACATCTTGAAAAAAGAAAACTCGAAAAATGGTCGGATATTGTTACAAAACTAGACCTCAATCTTAATGAGAAGACAAATATTGTTACTGCAAAGCAAATCAAGAGCATAACCGGTGAAGAGCCTCGATTAATGGCAAAAATTGATCAGCGAGAAGATCTCCCATCCATATTCAAAAAACATAATGTGTTCATTTTACCATTAGATCGTCAGAGCTATGCAATTCTGCAGGGCAAGGGGTATCACACACTAGAGCCTATGGATTTTGATGGTGAAAAATATCTGACAGATAATCCTTTCCCAGTCTCTTCTGCTGGGATAGAAAGTGAATCTACTTATCTTGATTATGCCTATGCTACTGGACTTCTAAGTCGTTTTACCCATGTTGATAATCTATTTCTGGCTACTCGCGGTAGGAGAACTACTCCTCAATTTGATTTTTCTGTAGGTGGAACTAATCTCAGTGTCAAAGGAGCACAAATAGAGATCGATGCAGGTTATGAAAATGTTGAACAAATTGTTTTGGTTGAAGGAAAAATAGGAGTTCCTAACACATTCATCATTCGTCAATTGTACTATCCATATAGAGCTGTACACTCTGATAAAAAATCAACAAGAACAATTTTCTTCTGTTATGATCCAAAAGAATATGCTTATCTTTTCTATGAATATGATTTCCAATCTCCATTCCAATATGATTCAATGAAATTTGTTAGAAGTGGGAAGTACAATATTAATTTCAAACCTTCGTCTCTACGTGACTATAGGGTCAATCCAGATAAAGAAAAAATTCGTATCCCACAGGCAGATGACATTAACAAGATCGTAGAATTGCCATTTCGCGTAGCAGAAGGCATAGATACTATGGAGAAAATGGCAGCTCATTTTAGGTTTGACAAAAGGCAAAGTTCGTACTACAGGGAGGCTAGCGAAATATTGGGTTTGGTTGAATTAAACCGTCACACCTATTCCCTTACAGATAAAGGCAAACAGTATATCCAAATGCCCACTCACATGAGAATGAAGTATTTTACCAAACTCCTCTTAGAATTTCCTGTAATAAATCAGGTTTATCTTAACTTGACAGTAGAGCGAGACAAACCGGTAACAAAGAATGAAATTGTGGATATTTTAAAAAACAATTCTGAATTAACAGGTTCTACTTTGTTGCGTAGAACACAGACAATATTAGCATGGCTCAAATGGATTCAACGTAATGTGGGATTGGTGGAAGTTTCAAAGGATAGAGTCTCATCCTCACGCCAAATGAAATTGGAATTCTAA